The following proteins are encoded in a genomic region of Vibrio tasmaniensis:
- the aroB gene encoding 3-dehydroquinate synthase: MERITVNLAERSYPISIGAGLFEDPAYLSFLSGKQKVVVISNVTVAPLYADKILSLLDQVGCQTSLLELPDGEQYKNLETFNSVMSYMLEGNYSRDVVVIALGGGVIGDLVGFAASCYQRGIDFIQIPTTLLSQVDSSVGGKTAVNHPLGKNMIGAFYQPKSVIIDTNCLSTLPEREFAAGMAEVIKYGIIYDEAFFGWLEQNLEKLYQLDEDALITAIARCCAIKAEVVAIDEKESGIRALLNLGHTFGHAIEAELGYGNWLHGEAVSSGTVMAAKTAQLQGLISQQQLERIISILKNAKLPIHTPESMSFEDFMKHMMRDKKVLSGQLRLVLPTSIGTAEVVADVPQDIIKQAIDFCRTL, translated from the coding sequence ATGGAACGGATTACGGTCAATCTAGCTGAGCGTAGCTACCCTATCTCTATTGGCGCCGGGTTATTTGAAGACCCGGCGTACCTTTCTTTTTTATCAGGTAAGCAGAAAGTTGTTGTTATCAGTAATGTGACAGTAGCGCCTCTTTATGCTGATAAAATTTTATCGCTATTGGATCAAGTCGGCTGTCAGACATCTCTTCTCGAGTTGCCAGACGGTGAACAGTACAAAAACCTTGAAACGTTCAATTCAGTGATGAGCTACATGCTTGAAGGAAATTACAGCCGCGATGTGGTGGTGATTGCTTTGGGTGGTGGTGTTATCGGTGATTTGGTTGGTTTTGCTGCTTCTTGTTATCAACGCGGTATTGATTTCATTCAAATCCCGACGACCCTTCTTTCTCAAGTGGACTCCTCTGTAGGTGGTAAAACTGCAGTGAACCATCCCCTTGGCAAGAATATGATCGGCGCTTTTTACCAACCAAAATCTGTCATCATCGATACTAACTGCCTATCAACGCTTCCAGAGCGTGAGTTTGCAGCGGGCATGGCTGAGGTGATCAAATACGGCATCATTTACGATGAAGCCTTTTTTGGCTGGTTGGAACAGAATCTAGAGAAACTGTATCAACTTGATGAAGACGCACTGATTACCGCGATTGCTCGTTGTTGTGCAATTAAGGCTGAAGTGGTTGCTATCGATGAAAAAGAGTCAGGAATCAGAGCGTTATTGAACCTAGGTCATACATTTGGTCATGCGATTGAAGCAGAACTAGGCTATGGTAATTGGCTACATGGTGAAGCTGTGTCGTCAGGCACTGTAATGGCAGCAAAAACTGCTCAATTACAGGGACTGATTTCTCAGCAGCAACTTGAGCGAATTATTTCTATACTCAAGAATGCGAAACTACCAATCCATACGCCAGAAAGCATGTCTTTTGAAGACTTTATGAAGCACATGATGCGCGATAAAAAAGTGCTGTCTGGTCAGTTGCGTCTGGTATTACCAACAAGTATTGGTACTGCTGAAGTGGTTGCTGATGTACCTCAAGACATCATTAAACAAGCGATTGATTTCTGCCGTACTCTTTAA
- a CDS encoding SPOR domain-containing protein has translation MSLAHDLRVLELESQVELLERLQLLTNFGSNFVNVAGKTGSGRSWLAQRYLEAWSTEKNQCLLLCHPSQDDQQRRALILSQIVSDPLFNQHDSLSDSLARLLDGESCNVLIVIDDAHRLSELLVSELWMLVLESQSNPQWTINIVLFSQTGHLDTLLTRLSYGQPHKPIALEIDDLSQPEAEHFFESLVIRYVDDESEFRVRTAFKKAQPLPGELMALGELKVEKRIIIRSIIGSPVNIAIVVALLLVAIGGGYWWMFNQPTPDDKAQSIIAPIEQTVIPTLEVDNATEQASTDGNVDSEAEVDMSYQGADDDSSSLPPVVVEETASVGQVEQDQQRVVITSDVVDALLDDKPESADTSAIEAVVEENTDAVVKPQPDVVEPESLPATNEGSELTQSAPPTKKITFSFAREELQAISPRAYTLQLSAMTSLEDVQSFIEEYELENKVRIYPTLRNDTKWFIITYQDYPTIQVARDAASALSKPLQQLEPWAKSMNQVHREIERAK, from the coding sequence ATGAGTTTGGCTCATGATTTAAGAGTATTGGAGTTAGAGTCTCAAGTTGAGTTGCTAGAGCGTTTACAGCTTTTAACTAACTTTGGTTCAAACTTTGTAAATGTTGCTGGTAAAACGGGTTCTGGCCGATCTTGGTTAGCCCAGCGTTATCTTGAAGCATGGTCGACAGAAAAGAATCAGTGTTTACTGCTTTGTCACCCAAGCCAAGACGATCAACAACGCCGCGCACTTATTCTTAGTCAGATTGTTTCTGATCCACTCTTTAATCAACATGATTCTTTATCTGATAGCCTTGCTAGGCTGCTGGATGGAGAGTCGTGTAATGTGCTTATTGTTATTGATGACGCCCACCGACTGTCTGAGCTACTGGTATCAGAATTATGGATGTTGGTACTTGAATCTCAATCAAATCCTCAATGGACGATCAATATCGTTCTGTTCTCGCAAACTGGTCACCTAGACACGCTATTAACACGACTTAGTTACGGTCAGCCGCACAAACCTATCGCTCTTGAGATCGATGATCTTTCGCAACCAGAAGCTGAACATTTCTTTGAGTCACTGGTGATTCGATATGTCGATGATGAGTCAGAATTTCGGGTGCGAACTGCATTTAAGAAAGCGCAGCCTCTACCTGGTGAACTAATGGCTTTAGGAGAATTAAAAGTGGAAAAAAGGATTATTATTCGTTCTATTATTGGTTCTCCCGTCAATATTGCGATTGTGGTGGCCTTGCTGTTAGTGGCTATTGGTGGCGGTTATTGGTGGATGTTTAATCAACCTACGCCTGATGATAAAGCACAATCTATTATCGCTCCTATTGAACAGACAGTTATTCCCACGTTGGAAGTGGACAATGCAACTGAGCAAGCCTCAACCGACGGAAATGTCGATTCTGAAGCTGAAGTTGATATGAGTTATCAAGGTGCTGACGATGACAGCTCTTCTCTACCACCTGTTGTGGTTGAAGAGACAGCCAGTGTTGGCCAAGTAGAACAAGATCAGCAACGTGTTGTCATCACCTCTGATGTGGTCGATGCTTTGCTTGATGATAAACCTGAGAGTGCTGATACCAGTGCAATTGAAGCTGTAGTTGAAGAAAATACGGATGCAGTCGTTAAACCGCAGCCTGATGTTGTAGAGCCTGAGTCATTGCCGGCAACGAATGAAGGTTCAGAGCTAACACAATCAGCACCTCCAACAAAAAAAATCACATTCTCATTTGCACGTGAAGAGCTGCAAGCTATCTCGCCGCGCGCTTATACCCTGCAGTTGAGTGCGATGACATCATTGGAAGATGTACAATCTTTCATTGAAGAGTATGAGCTTGAGAATAAGGTTCGTATTTACCCAACACTTCGTAACGACACCAAGTGGTTTATTATCACTTATCAAGATTACCCAACGATTCAAGTGGCGCGAGATGCGGCAAGTGCGTTATCAAAACCACTTCAACAGTTGGAACCTTGGGCAAAATCGATGAATCAAGTGCATCGAGAGATAGAACGTGCGAAATAA
- a CDS encoding Dam family site-specific DNA-(adenine-N6)-methyltransferase, whose product MKKQRAFLKWAGGKYGLVEDIQRHLPPARKLVEPFVGAGSVFLNTDFEQYLLADINPDLINLYNLLKTDPETYITEAKRWFCPENNRREVFLDVRAEFNGTDNVMYRSLAFLYMNRFGFNGLCRYNKKGGFNVPFGSYKKPYFPEAELEFFAEKAKKATFVCEGYHETFSRARKGCVVYCDPPYAPLSNTANFTSYAGNGFSLDDQAALADVAEKAAMERGIPVLISNHDTTLTRRLYHGAELNVVKVKRTISRNGAGRNKVDELLALFHKEKNQQHASAELSSSA is encoded by the coding sequence ATGAAAAAGCAGCGTGCCTTTCTAAAATGGGCTGGTGGTAAATATGGCCTAGTTGAAGACATCCAACGTCACCTGCCACCTGCTCGTAAATTGGTAGAACCGTTTGTCGGTGCCGGATCAGTATTTCTGAATACTGATTTTGAACAGTACCTGCTTGCAGATATTAATCCCGATCTTATCAACCTATACAATCTACTTAAAACCGATCCTGAAACCTATATCACTGAAGCGAAGCGCTGGTTCTGTCCGGAGAATAACCGTAGAGAAGTGTTCTTAGATGTGCGCGCTGAGTTCAATGGTACAGATAACGTTATGTATCGCTCGTTAGCTTTCTTGTACATGAACCGATTTGGCTTCAATGGTTTATGTCGTTATAACAAGAAGGGCGGCTTTAACGTTCCGTTTGGTTCATATAAAAAACCTTATTTCCCTGAAGCTGAGCTAGAGTTTTTTGCTGAGAAAGCGAAAAAAGCCACCTTCGTCTGTGAGGGATACCATGAAACCTTTAGCCGCGCGCGCAAAGGCTGTGTGGTTTACTGCGATCCTCCATACGCACCACTGTCGAACACGGCTAACTTTACCTCTTACGCAGGTAATGGCTTTAGCTTAGATGACCAAGCTGCACTGGCGGATGTTGCTGAAAAAGCAGCGATGGAACGCGGTATTCCTGTTTTGATTTCAAACCACGACACGACGTTAACTCGTCGCTTATATCATGGTGCAGAATTGAACGTGGTCAAGGTGAAGCGCACCATTAGCCGTAATGGCGCAGGCCGTAATAAAGTTGATGAGCTACTGGCACTTTTTCATAAAGAGAAAAACCAGCAACACGCGTCAGCGGAATTGTCGTCGTCAGCATAA
- the rpe gene encoding ribulose-phosphate 3-epimerase — MKDFLIAPSILSADFARLGEDVEKVLAAGADVVHFDVMDNHYVPNLTFGAPICKALRDYGITAPIDVHLMVKPVDSIVPEFAKAGASMITFHVEASEHIDRTLQLIKEHGCKAGVVLNPATPLSCLDYILDKVDMILLMSVNPGFGGQSFIPHTLDKLRAVRKLIDESGRDIRLEIDGGVKVDNIREIAEAGADMFVAGSAIFNQPDYKEVIDEMRAELAKVNA, encoded by the coding sequence ATGAAAGATTTTCTAATCGCTCCATCTATTTTGTCTGCAGATTTTGCTCGTCTTGGTGAAGACGTAGAAAAAGTACTCGCAGCTGGCGCCGACGTTGTGCACTTCGATGTGATGGATAACCACTACGTACCTAACCTAACTTTTGGCGCTCCGATCTGTAAAGCACTGCGCGACTACGGTATTACTGCTCCTATTGATGTTCACCTAATGGTTAAGCCTGTAGACAGCATCGTTCCTGAATTTGCTAAAGCTGGCGCATCAATGATTACCTTCCACGTTGAAGCATCAGAGCATATCGATCGCACTCTACAGCTAATCAAAGAACATGGCTGTAAAGCCGGTGTCGTTCTAAACCCGGCAACGCCACTTTCTTGCCTTGATTACATCTTAGATAAAGTAGATATGATTCTACTGATGTCTGTGAACCCTGGCTTTGGCGGTCAATCTTTCATTCCTCACACTCTTGATAAGCTACGCGCTGTTCGTAAACTTATTGATGAATCAGGCCGTGATATCCGCCTTGAGATTGATGGCGGCGTGAAGGTAGATAATATCCGTGAAATCGCAGAAGCGGGCGCAGATATGTTTGTTGCAGGTTCAGCTATCTTCAATCAACCAGATTACAAAGAAGTGATTGATGAGATGCGTGCAGAGCTTGCAAAAGTAAACGCATAA
- a CDS encoding phosphoglycolate phosphatase, which yields MSLSSIKLIAFDLDGTLLDSVPDLAVAADQACQELGFSSVSEEQVRDYVGNGADVLIGRSLSRNLTVDPSLEPELLKKARILFDDFYELGGHKLSHLYPSVKETLAELHKAGFTMALVTNKPSKFVPDVLAQHGIDKYFVDVLGGDSFPEKKPNPVALNWLLEKHNVKAEEMLMVGDSSNDIKAAKNAGCHSFGLTYGYNHGEPISVSNPDYVADNIAQLLDVVLVSA from the coding sequence ATGTCATTAAGCTCAATAAAACTGATTGCCTTTGATTTGGATGGAACCTTGTTAGATAGCGTGCCTGATTTGGCTGTCGCCGCTGACCAAGCTTGTCAGGAACTGGGTTTTTCTTCAGTAAGCGAAGAACAAGTTCGCGACTACGTGGGTAATGGTGCTGACGTGCTTATCGGACGTTCACTGAGCCGCAACCTGACGGTTGATCCAAGCCTAGAGCCTGAATTGCTAAAGAAAGCGCGTATCTTGTTTGATGATTTCTACGAACTGGGCGGCCACAAGCTGAGCCACCTTTACCCATCAGTAAAAGAGACGCTGGCTGAACTACACAAAGCGGGTTTCACCATGGCGCTTGTGACCAACAAGCCTTCGAAGTTCGTACCAGACGTTCTGGCGCAACACGGTATTGATAAGTACTTTGTTGATGTGTTGGGTGGCGACTCTTTCCCTGAGAAGAAGCCGAACCCTGTCGCGCTGAACTGGCTGCTAGAAAAACACAATGTGAAGGCTGAAGAGATGCTGATGGTTGGCGATTCAAGTAACGACATCAAAGCGGCTAAGAATGCCGGCTGTCATTCGTTTGGTCTGACTTACGGCTACAACCACGGTGAGCCGATTTCAGTATCAAACCCTGACTATGTCGCAGACAATATTGCGCAATTACTCGATGTCGTTCTAGTTTCAGCATAA
- the trpS gene encoding tryptophan--tRNA ligase translates to MSKPIVLSGVQPSGELSIGNYLGALRQWQQMQDDYDCQYCVVDLHAITVRQDPKALHEATLDALAICLAVGVDPKKSTLFVQSHVPEHAQLGWLLNCYTQMGELSRMTQFKDKSARHSNDVNVGLYDYPVLMAADILLYGAHQVPVGSDQKQHLELARDIANRFNNIYGPETPIFQVPEPYIPTVNARVMSLQDATKKMSKSDDNRKNVITLLEEPKSIIKKINKAQTDAETPPRIAHDWENKAGISNLMGLYSAATGKTFEEIEAQYQGVEMYGPFKKDVGAALVEMLEPIQSEYHRIRADRAYMDAVMKAGAEKASERAAVTLKKAYEAVGFVTRP, encoded by the coding sequence ATGAGCAAGCCCATCGTATTGAGTGGTGTTCAACCATCTGGTGAACTAAGTATCGGTAACTACTTGGGTGCTCTACGTCAATGGCAACAGATGCAAGATGATTACGATTGCCAATACTGTGTTGTAGACCTTCACGCAATTACGGTTCGCCAAGATCCGAAAGCACTGCATGAAGCGACTCTAGACGCATTAGCAATCTGTCTTGCTGTCGGTGTTGATCCAAAGAAGAGCACGCTATTTGTTCAGTCACACGTACCAGAGCATGCTCAACTTGGTTGGCTTCTTAACTGTTACACACAAATGGGTGAACTGAGCCGTATGACTCAGTTTAAAGATAAGTCTGCACGTCACTCAAATGACGTAAACGTAGGCCTATACGACTACCCAGTGTTGATGGCTGCAGATATCCTGCTTTACGGTGCTCACCAAGTGCCAGTAGGTAGCGACCAGAAACAACACCTAGAGCTAGCGCGTGATATCGCAAATCGCTTTAACAACATCTACGGCCCTGAAACGCCAATCTTCCAAGTGCCAGAACCTTACATTCCAACAGTGAATGCACGTGTAATGAGCCTGCAAGATGCGACTAAGAAGATGTCTAAGTCGGATGACAACCGTAAGAACGTAATTACTCTGCTAGAAGAGCCTAAGTCGATCATCAAGAAGATCAACAAAGCGCAGACTGACGCAGAAACACCACCACGTATTGCTCACGATTGGGAAAACAAAGCAGGTATCTCTAACCTAATGGGTCTTTACTCTGCGGCGACGGGTAAAACGTTTGAAGAGATCGAAGCGCAATATCAAGGCGTTGAGATGTACGGTCCATTCAAGAAAGACGTAGGCGCAGCATTAGTTGAAATGCTCGAGCCGATTCAATCTGAATACCACCGTATCCGTGCTGACCGTGCTTACATGGACGCAGTAATGAAAGCGGGTGCTGAAAAAGCGTCTGAGCGTGCTGCAGTAACACTGAAAAAAGCATACGAAGCAGTAGGTTTTGTTACTCGCCCATAG
- a CDS encoding ExeM/NucH family extracellular endonuclease: MTLLHKPSLLAVAIGSLLTTSAHADLFISQYVEGGSYNKAVEIANNGDSSMNLDGYSLAKSANGNGSWGATLPLDGHVLAPGEVLVVAHTSASDEIKAAADILNASIANHNGDDPLAILNSDGSVHDVVGLMGDVDWGKDVTLVRAKQTPSATFDASHWVSLPKDNIEGLGSLDNVELPDAFACTQDGSAPVFTTIQEIQGEGATSPFIDGYPYITDNEYFVKGVVSAVTTGITKGFYLQALDDDFNSSTSEGLFIHTNQSSSELAAGDVVCVKGKVQEYYSHTQLKVENNQWLKQGEQQAPEATAIEALGSDESFAATLERHEGMLVKTTEALDMRVTRTFGYDYAGRRNNMVLAHERINMQPNQLFAAGSEDAKQQTASNADRRLFVETDQKAADGQVPFYPDFGRTDIDQDGSTEDYIRIDDTIVGLEGVLTYSYGEYRLIATNQISAENFVRNDPRTDKPDMDEGDLRIATFNVLNYFNSPFGGDANQHGNNRGANTITEFEMQQEKIVNAILRLDADIIGLMEIENNGFGEGSAIQQLVNQLNDRIERKKDRYTFVAVDSNEDGVTDEMDSIGTDVITTGVIYRKKVVKLKDSRVIAMPSQQAPEVLDDAGKVIEDGKNYQRNSLAPTFKVKGTKEKITVAINHFKSKGSKCWEDAAPVEQGGQGGVDADKQGSCENFRVAAAVALGEALDGIKGHKVILGDMNSYGMEDPMLVLTDYSEEKYGKQIKAARNTYIDGAEQFGDSGAVITKNYGYINAVAQKHPDSWSYSYNDEVGALDHLLISDSLKDMVVDATDWHINGGESKLLDYNEEFKGDLPKYQDHFRSSDHDPAVLELKVGGSFGFGALMSLFGLAMWRRRK; the protein is encoded by the coding sequence ATGACTCTTTTACATAAACCTTCATTGCTAGCAGTGGCAATTGGTAGCTTGTTAACCACAAGCGCACACGCTGATTTGTTTATTTCACAATATGTGGAAGGCGGCAGCTACAACAAAGCGGTTGAGATTGCCAATAACGGCGATAGCAGCATGAATTTAGATGGTTATTCACTGGCTAAGTCAGCGAACGGCAACGGATCATGGGGTGCCACTTTACCTTTGGATGGCCACGTTTTAGCGCCCGGTGAAGTACTTGTGGTTGCGCACACCAGCGCAAGTGACGAAATTAAAGCGGCAGCTGATATTCTTAACGCGTCGATTGCTAATCACAATGGTGACGATCCGCTGGCTATCTTGAATTCAGATGGTTCGGTGCACGATGTTGTCGGTTTGATGGGCGATGTGGACTGGGGTAAAGATGTTACTTTGGTTCGTGCTAAACAAACACCTTCTGCGACGTTTGATGCTTCACATTGGGTATCGCTACCAAAGGACAACATTGAAGGATTAGGTTCACTAGACAATGTTGAGTTACCTGACGCGTTTGCTTGTACACAAGATGGCTCTGCTCCTGTATTCACGACTATTCAAGAGATCCAAGGTGAGGGCGCAACATCGCCGTTCATTGATGGCTACCCATACATCACTGACAATGAGTATTTCGTCAAAGGTGTTGTGAGTGCGGTGACTACAGGCATAACCAAAGGTTTCTACCTGCAAGCACTTGATGATGACTTCAATTCAAGCACTTCTGAAGGCCTATTTATTCACACCAACCAATCGAGCTCAGAACTGGCTGCGGGAGACGTAGTGTGTGTGAAAGGTAAGGTTCAAGAATACTACAGCCATACTCAGCTTAAAGTTGAAAACAACCAATGGCTAAAACAGGGCGAACAACAAGCACCTGAAGCGACGGCGATTGAAGCCTTAGGCAGTGACGAGAGCTTCGCTGCAACACTTGAACGCCATGAAGGCATGTTGGTGAAAACAACCGAAGCGCTTGATATGCGTGTGACTCGTACCTTTGGTTATGATTACGCAGGTCGTCGTAACAACATGGTACTGGCACATGAGCGCATTAACATGCAGCCGAACCAGCTTTTCGCAGCAGGTTCTGAAGATGCGAAACAACAAACGGCAAGCAACGCAGACCGTCGTCTTTTCGTTGAAACCGATCAAAAAGCCGCTGACGGACAGGTTCCTTTCTATCCGGATTTTGGCCGTACCGATATTGATCAAGATGGTTCAACAGAAGACTACATCCGTATCGATGACACCATTGTTGGTCTAGAAGGCGTACTGACCTACAGCTACGGTGAGTACCGTTTAATTGCGACTAACCAGATCTCGGCTGAAAACTTCGTTCGTAACGATCCGCGTACCGACAAACCAGACATGGATGAAGGTGATCTACGTATCGCGACTTTCAATGTACTGAATTACTTCAACTCTCCATTTGGCGGTGATGCGAATCAGCACGGCAACAACCGTGGCGCAAACACCATCACTGAGTTTGAAATGCAGCAAGAGAAGATTGTGAACGCGATTCTTCGTCTAGACGCTGACATCATTGGTTTGATGGAAATTGAGAACAACGGCTTTGGTGAAGGTTCTGCCATTCAGCAGCTTGTGAATCAGTTGAATGACCGCATTGAGCGTAAGAAAGATCGTTATACGTTTGTCGCTGTCGATTCGAACGAAGATGGCGTAACCGACGAGATGGACTCGATTGGTACTGACGTAATCACAACGGGTGTTATCTACCGTAAGAAAGTGGTTAAGCTTAAAGACAGTCGTGTTATCGCGATGCCAAGCCAACAGGCGCCAGAAGTGTTAGACGATGCTGGTAAGGTGATTGAAGACGGTAAAAACTACCAACGCAACTCATTGGCGCCAACCTTTAAAGTTAAAGGCACCAAAGAGAAAATCACCGTTGCGATTAACCACTTTAAATCGAAAGGTTCTAAGTGTTGGGAAGATGCAGCGCCTGTTGAACAGGGCGGCCAAGGTGGTGTTGATGCTGACAAGCAAGGTTCATGTGAGAACTTCCGTGTGGCTGCAGCAGTTGCACTGGGTGAAGCACTAGACGGCATTAAAGGCCATAAAGTGATTCTGGGGGATATGAACTCGTACGGCATGGAAGACCCAATGCTGGTGCTAACCGATTACTCGGAAGAGAAATACGGTAAGCAAATCAAAGCGGCGCGTAATACTTACATTGATGGTGCTGAACAGTTTGGTGATAGCGGTGCGGTGATTACGAAGAACTACGGTTACATCAATGCTGTGGCTCAAAAGCATCCAGACAGCTGGAGCTACTCATACAATGACGAAGTGGGCGCACTGGATCATCTGTTGATCAGCGACAGCCTAAAAGACATGGTGGTGGATGCAACTGACTGGCATATCAATGGTGGCGAGTCTAAGCTGCTTGACTACAACGAAGAGTTCAAAGGTGACCTACCTAAGTACCAGGACCACTTCCGTTCATCGGATCACGATCCGGCGGTTCTTGAGCTTAAAGTCGGTGGTTCGTTTGGTTTCGGTGCGCTGATGTCACTGTTTGGTTTAGCGATGTGGCGTCGTCGTAAGTAA